The following coding sequences lie in one Flavobacterium sp. 20NA77.7 genomic window:
- a CDS encoding GIY-YIG nuclease family protein: MFYVYILYSKKLDTYYVGSTSQTVTQRLQKHLSNHAGYTSKAKDWEIVYCEEYSLKTVALKRENEIKRWKSKIKIKFLIDGLSRPD; encoded by the coding sequence ATGTTTTACGTTTATATTTTATATTCAAAAAAACTGGATACTTATTATGTAGGCTCTACATCTCAGACAGTAACTCAAAGGTTGCAGAAACATTTGAGCAATCACGCTGGATATACCTCAAAAGCTAAAGATTGGGAAATAGTTTATTGTGAGGAATACTCTTTAAAAACAGTTGCATTAAAGAGGGAAAATGAAATTAAGCGTTGGAAAAGTAAAATCAAAATTAAATTTTTGATTGACGGATTATCGCGTCCCGATTGA
- a CDS encoding GIY-YIG nuclease family protein, whose product MFYVYILYSKKLDTYYVGSTSQTVTQRLQKHLSNHAGYTSKAKDWEVVYCEEYSLKTIALKRENEIKRWKSKIKIKFLIDGLSRPD is encoded by the coding sequence ATGTTTTACGTTTATATTTTATATTCAAAAAAACTGGATACTTATTATGTAGGTTCTACATCTCAGACAGTAACTCAAAGGTTGCAGAAACATTTGAGCAATCACGCTGGATATACCTCAAAAGCTAAAGATTGGGAAGTAGTTTATTGTGAGGAATATTCTTTAAAAACAATTGCATTAAAAAGGGAAAATGAAATTAAGCGTTGGAAAAGTAAAATCAAAATTAAATTTTTGATTGACGGATTATCGCGTCCCGATTGA
- a CDS encoding DUF721 domain-containing protein, which translates to MKRFNDDYTIGDIMKEFIKESKLEKGLDVVQVKELWASLMGPTIVNYTTQVDFYKNILYVTLSSAVLKQELALGKQKIIDLINKELQKKLVKDLIFR; encoded by the coding sequence ATGAAACGATTTAACGACGACTATACTATAGGGGATATCATGAAAGAGTTTATTAAAGAAAGTAAACTCGAAAAAGGGCTAGATGTGGTTCAAGTAAAAGAACTATGGGCTAGTCTTATGGGGCCCACAATCGTAAATTATACTACTCAAGTAGACTTCTATAAAAACATACTATATGTGACACTTTCTTCGGCTGTTTTAAAACAAGAATTAGCTTTAGGTAAACAAAAAATTATTGATTTAATAAATAAAGAATTACAAAAAAAATTAGTTAAAGATTTAATATTCAGATAG
- a CDS encoding TonB-dependent siderophore receptor: protein MKLAVVVSISFSFFGYTQTSNLTSSDVLPYTLNDTLKKVKIIEPVIIQSTVQGKTITIGKSDIKPIDLPQSIQVIDGKIIEQQQAIRLSDVIKNVNGAYVGSARGGAQESFWSRGYDMSANNMFKNGFRVSSGSMPEVASLDQVEFLKGSSALLYGNVAPGGILNLVTKSPSFAQGGAISFQAGSYDYYKPTIDFYGPLSKSVAYRFVSSYENSKSFRDVVARKRIYINPSVLFKLNEKTTIVLQADYLKDNWTPDFGTAAIGQDIVNLPRNTYLGVRWSNGLTKQATFTNQISHQINAKWKFNANTSYQYYSRFWEGTERIQPSANGTLTRPLGKNNTDETILAQQFNWQGKFQTGKIKHQLSTGVDLEYAKVNVDTYVFNPVTYDVVSIYNPTSYENDHGIPSSIQTKIVTTKTKRFGAYLQDLMSLTSKLKVLAGLRWSWQESQATTYNYLANVYTPGNDPNPIQDPKRLDKAFSPKIGFVFQPKENMSLFASIANSFTPNTGVDIYNNTLAPSIIDQYEIGIKKGFWNTKLTTNINYYYIVNNNLAQIAELKADGTINTNTNVKALSGQTVSKGIELDIVAKPIIGLQLLAGYSYNDMRYTKTSGATGSFIEGDRLVRTPQNTANFSVFYTIENGKWTGFSVGALASYTGSRLGGWNNTNGQTIPDRTIPVSDYTTIDASVGYTWNQFSILCKMSNIANTLNYTVHENYSINPIAPRQFLTTIKYKF, encoded by the coding sequence ATGAAATTAGCAGTTGTAGTAAGTATTAGTTTTTCATTTTTCGGGTATACCCAAACATCAAATTTAACTTCGTCAGATGTTTTACCCTATACACTTAATGATACCCTAAAAAAAGTTAAAATTATTGAACCGGTGATTATTCAGTCAACAGTTCAGGGAAAAACCATTACGATTGGTAAATCAGATATAAAACCTATTGATTTACCACAAAGTATTCAAGTAATTGATGGTAAAATTATTGAACAACAACAAGCTATTCGTTTGAGTGATGTGATAAAAAATGTTAATGGGGCTTATGTAGGTTCGGCTCGAGGAGGTGCCCAAGAATCGTTTTGGTCAAGAGGATATGATATGTCTGCCAATAATATGTTTAAAAACGGGTTTAGAGTAAGTAGTGGTTCGATGCCAGAAGTTGCTTCTTTAGATCAAGTAGAATTCTTAAAAGGAAGTTCGGCTTTATTGTATGGAAATGTAGCACCAGGAGGAATTTTAAATTTGGTTACCAAATCCCCCTCTTTTGCTCAAGGAGGTGCTATTTCTTTTCAAGCGGGTAGTTATGACTATTATAAACCAACAATTGATTTTTATGGTCCTTTGAGCAAATCGGTTGCTTATCGATTTGTTTCTTCTTATGAAAATTCAAAAAGTTTTAGAGATGTAGTTGCAAGAAAACGAATTTACATCAACCCGTCTGTGTTATTTAAATTAAATGAAAAAACAACTATTGTGCTTCAAGCGGATTATTTAAAGGATAATTGGACTCCCGATTTTGGAACAGCAGCTATTGGACAAGACATTGTTAACTTACCTAGAAATACTTATTTAGGCGTAAGATGGTCAAATGGGTTGACAAAACAAGCCACATTTACAAATCAAATTTCGCATCAAATTAATGCTAAATGGAAATTTAATGCGAATACATCCTATCAATATTATAGTAGATTTTGGGAAGGTACAGAACGCATTCAACCCTCTGCAAATGGTACACTTACAAGACCTTTAGGGAAAAACAATACTGATGAGACTATTTTAGCTCAGCAATTCAATTGGCAAGGGAAATTTCAAACTGGAAAAATTAAACATCAACTTTCAACAGGAGTTGATTTAGAATATGCCAAAGTAAACGTTGATACTTATGTCTTTAATCCAGTTACATATGATGTGGTATCCATTTATAATCCTACTTCTTATGAAAATGATCATGGAATTCCATCGAGTATTCAGACGAAGATTGTAACTACAAAAACAAAACGTTTTGGTGCCTATTTACAAGATTTGATGAGCTTAACTTCTAAGTTAAAAGTTTTAGCAGGGTTACGATGGTCTTGGCAAGAATCTCAAGCTACTACGTATAATTATTTGGCAAACGTGTATACACCAGGAAATGATCCCAATCCTATTCAAGATCCAAAAAGACTAGACAAGGCTTTTTCTCCAAAAATTGGATTCGTTTTTCAACCCAAAGAAAACATGTCGTTATTTGCAAGTATTGCTAATTCATTTACACCAAATACAGGAGTGGATATTTATAACAACACTTTAGCGCCTTCAATAATTGATCAATATGAAATTGGGATTAAGAAAGGATTTTGGAATACTAAATTAACTACAAATATTAACTATTATTACATTGTAAATAATAATTTAGCTCAAATAGCTGAACTAAAAGCGGATGGAACTATCAATACAAATACAAATGTAAAAGCACTTTCGGGGCAAACTGTAAGTAAAGGAATTGAACTAGATATTGTAGCTAAACCTATTATTGGTTTACAACTATTAGCAGGGTATAGTTATAACGATATGCGATATACAAAAACGAGTGGCGCAACAGGCAGTTTTATTGAAGGGGATCGATTAGTGCGAACACCACAAAATACTGCAAATTTTAGTGTGTTTTACACTATAGAAAACGGAAAATGGACAGGATTCTCTGTTGGTGCATTAGCAAGTTATACAGGAAGCAGATTAGGAGGCTGGAATAATACTAACGGGCAAACTATACCAGACCGAACAATTCCTGTAAGCGATTATACTACTATTGATGCTTCAGTAGGTTATACTTGGAATCAGTTTTCTATTTTGTGTAAAATGTCTAATATTGCAAATACATTAAATTATACGGTGCATGAAAATTACAGTATTAACCCCATTGCTCCAAGACAATTTTTAACAACGATTAAATATAAATTTTAA
- a CDS encoding PepSY-associated TM helix domain-containing protein: protein MNAQTIRTIHRDFGYFYLGLIISFALSGIMMNHRDHWHPEKYTIENKSIQVKLPHEDDLTEKYAENLAKEIGITDKLKRQMVKKGNFRMMFENTEVEIELKTGKGEITYFKKTPIISHLMKLHKNTSNWWIYYSDVFGLCLITIALTGAMMITVGKNTFKKRGWKLALAGIVFPLLFLILFA from the coding sequence ATGAACGCACAAACTATCAGAACTATTCATCGAGATTTTGGTTATTTTTATTTAGGACTTATTATCTCATTTGCTTTATCAGGTATTATGATGAATCACAGAGACCATTGGCATCCAGAAAAGTACACTATTGAAAATAAATCTATTCAAGTAAAACTGCCGCATGAAGATGATTTAACTGAAAAATATGCTGAAAATTTAGCTAAAGAGATTGGAATAACAGATAAGTTAAAACGTCAAATGGTTAAAAAAGGAAATTTCAGAATGATGTTTGAAAATACTGAAGTCGAAATTGAATTGAAAACAGGTAAAGGTGAGATTACTTATTTTAAGAAAACACCAATAATTAGTCATTTAATGAAATTACATAAAAACACATCAAACTGGTGGATTTATTATTCTGATGTTTTTGGCTTATGTTTAATTACTATTGCTTTAACAGGAGCCATGATGATAACTGTGGGTAAAAATACATTTAAGAAGAGAGGTTGGAAACTTGCTTTAGCAGGAATAGTATTTCCGTTATTGTTTTTAATATTATTTGCTTAA
- a CDS encoding nucleoside-diphosphate kinase has protein sequence MATNRTFTMIKPDAVEKGHIGGILNMITEGGFRIVAMKLTQLTVADAQKFYAVHSERPFFGELVEFMTRGPIVAAILEKENAVEDFRTLIGATNPTEAAEGTIRKKYASSIGENAVHGSDSDENAAIEGAFHFARREQF, from the coding sequence ATGGCAACGAACAGAACTTTTACAATGATTAAACCAGATGCTGTTGAAAAAGGACACATTGGTGGAATATTAAATATGATTACTGAAGGTGGTTTCAGAATTGTAGCAATGAAATTAACACAATTAACAGTAGCTGACGCACAGAAATTTTATGCTGTTCACAGCGAAAGACCTTTCTTTGGCGAATTAGTTGAATTCATGACAAGAGGACCAATTGTAGCAGCCATTTTAGAAAAAGAAAATGCTGTTGAAGATTTTAGAACGTTAATTGGCGCTACAAATCCAACAGAGGCAGCAGAAGGAACAATTCGTAAAAAATATGCTTCATCAATTGGAGAAAATGCCGTTCACGGTTCTGACTCTGATGAAAATGCAGCTATTGAGGGTGCTTTCCACTTTGCAAGAAGAGAGCAATTCTAA
- a CDS encoding GIN domain-containing protein: MNKNNYALVLLVFGFFLSFAQQKEKIKGSKIVTVTLKEVKEFQQLEIGDNFEVFLVKNNTPSVEIEADDNLHETVQLITDGKSLKISASKEVVSAKKYAIRINYNDSLKTIIGKNETKINALASLDLQKVKITNYDKSKSFLNSKSTDFMLVLHDKATAEINVTSEKITLQLDKEAEIKALVNATETKIDLYQKARAEIEGDAQIATMRLYNNSHLTAKKFTAKNLQLLAEGYTKCSINASMNAEISASGKCEIDIHGEPKINLIQFTNTATLYKKEK; the protein is encoded by the coding sequence ATGAACAAAAATAACTATGCACTTGTATTACTTGTTTTTGGTTTTTTTCTAAGTTTTGCTCAACAGAAAGAAAAAATCAAAGGCTCAAAAATTGTAACTGTAACGCTAAAAGAAGTTAAAGAATTCCAACAGCTTGAAATTGGAGATAATTTTGAAGTTTTTTTGGTTAAAAACAACACCCCTTCAGTAGAAATTGAAGCCGATGATAACTTACACGAAACAGTTCAACTCATAACTGATGGAAAATCATTAAAAATTAGCGCATCAAAAGAAGTTGTAAGTGCAAAAAAGTATGCTATCCGTATTAATTACAACGATAGTTTGAAGACTATTATTGGGAAAAACGAGACGAAAATAAATGCTTTAGCAAGTTTAGATTTACAAAAAGTAAAAATCACTAATTATGATAAGTCAAAGTCGTTTTTAAATAGTAAATCAACTGATTTTATGCTCGTTTTACATGATAAAGCCACAGCTGAAATCAATGTCACTTCTGAAAAAATAACATTACAATTAGATAAAGAAGCGGAAATAAAAGCATTAGTAAATGCGACTGAAACTAAGATTGATTTGTATCAAAAAGCACGCGCCGAAATTGAAGGAGATGCACAAATAGCAACGATGAGGCTATACAACAACAGTCACCTTACAGCTAAAAAATTTACAGCTAAAAATTTACAATTACTTGCAGAAGGCTATACAAAATGCAGTATTAATGCTTCTATGAACGCTGAAATATCAGCAAGTGGTAAATGTGAAATTGATATTCATGGAGAGCCAAAAATTAATTTAATTCAATTTACAAATACGGCTACGCTTTACAAAAAAGAAAAATAA
- a CDS encoding PspC domain-containing protein, with protein MNKTTSINLGGFFFHIDEDAYNKLNNYLQAVKRSLSPEGREEIIKDIENRIAELFQEKLGTNKQVIGLLEVEAIITIMGQPEDYKIEDEQASSSTDNTFEYPYNSKKLYRDKDNALVGGVLSGLGHYLGVDPLWLRIIMVILLFGFGTGFFVYIILWILIPEAITTTQKLEMKGQPINISNIEKKVKEGFNEFTDKINTLDHKKISSTAGEVITEIFKGIGKAIGFFIVLISTLTFIAIIIASVVLIFSSSLPEVMLQENIHTPFNFDVPLWGQGLLLLLSFGIPLFFFVLLGLKLLIPHTKSIGNYVKYTLLALWIFALVALTIIGIKYATELSHDGKAVKKEFLPLSAKDTLAIKFVNNDFFSKNIEHRTDLMITQDSSKNEIIYSNNVNIHLKKTDKLQPFIIVERTAQGKNFNEANSRAEKIKYHFSFKNKELVLDNYFITAASSKFRNQQVHIYLYLPEGIVYFPNKNVEYYLNGHNSDFDNLYGPEGYLYKVNNGELDCLNCPSDENKDIEIETVSGEVLGNENVVKPTTIKDSIEKVSVKVNGKEIINTEVRKSHR; from the coding sequence ATGAATAAGACAACTAGTATAAATTTAGGCGGTTTCTTCTTTCATATTGACGAAGATGCATACAACAAGTTAAACAACTATTTACAAGCGGTTAAACGTTCTTTATCTCCTGAAGGAAGAGAAGAAATCATTAAAGACATTGAAAATAGAATTGCGGAATTGTTTCAAGAAAAATTGGGAACAAACAAACAAGTTATTGGGCTGTTAGAAGTAGAAGCAATTATTACTATTATGGGACAACCTGAAGATTATAAAATTGAAGATGAACAAGCCTCTTCTTCAACAGATAACACATTTGAATACCCATATAACTCTAAAAAATTATACCGAGATAAAGACAATGCTTTAGTAGGAGGAGTACTTTCTGGATTAGGTCATTATTTAGGTGTAGATCCACTTTGGCTTAGAATTATTATGGTGATTTTATTGTTTGGTTTCGGAACGGGATTTTTTGTCTACATCATTCTATGGATATTAATTCCAGAAGCCATTACAACTACTCAAAAACTAGAAATGAAAGGACAACCCATCAATATTTCAAATATTGAGAAAAAAGTCAAAGAAGGATTTAATGAATTTACAGATAAAATAAACACGTTAGACCACAAAAAAATAAGTTCAACTGCAGGTGAAGTAATTACTGAGATTTTTAAAGGAATTGGTAAAGCTATTGGGTTTTTCATTGTATTAATTTCAACACTTACTTTTATCGCAATTATTATAGCCTCTGTAGTATTAATATTTTCTTCTTCTTTACCTGAAGTAATGTTACAAGAAAACATTCATACCCCATTTAATTTTGATGTACCACTATGGGGACAAGGTTTATTGTTATTGCTTTCTTTTGGCATACCTTTATTCTTTTTTGTATTGCTAGGCCTTAAATTATTAATACCTCATACAAAATCTATTGGAAACTATGTAAAATATACGCTTTTAGCCTTATGGATTTTTGCATTAGTAGCCTTAACAATAATAGGAATTAAATATGCTACCGAACTCAGTCATGATGGAAAAGCAGTTAAAAAAGAATTTTTACCTCTTTCTGCAAAAGATACATTGGCAATTAAATTTGTAAACAATGATTTCTTTTCAAAGAATATTGAGCACAGAACAGATTTAATGATAACTCAAGATTCTTCAAAAAATGAAATTATTTATTCAAACAACGTAAATATTCATTTAAAAAAGACCGATAAATTACAACCATTTATTATTGTAGAACGAACAGCTCAAGGTAAAAATTTCAATGAAGCAAATAGCAGAGCAGAAAAAATTAAGTATCATTTTAGTTTTAAAAACAAAGAATTAGTACTTGACAATTATTTTATTACTGCAGCTAGTAGCAAATTCAGAAACCAACAAGTACATATTTACTTGTACTTACCAGAAGGCATTGTCTATTTTCCAAATAAAAATGTAGAATATTATTTAAATGGCCATAATTCAGATTTTGACAATTTGTATGGCCCTGAAGGTTACTTATACAAAGTAAATAATGGAGAATTAGATTGTTTAAATTGTCCATCAGATGAAAACAAAGATATTGAAATAGAAACCGTTTCAGGAGAAGTTTTAGGTAATGAAAACGTAGTAAAACCAACAACTATTAAAGACAGTATTGAAAAAGTAAGCGTAAAAGTGAATGGTAAAGAAATAATCAATACTGAAGTTAGAAAATCTCATCGTTAA
- a CDS encoding PadR family transcriptional regulator, whose protein sequence is MNIENTKAQMRKGVLEFCILSVLKEKDAYTSEILDTLKNAKLLVVEGTIYPLLTRLKNDGLLIYRWEESTSGPPRKYYGLTDEGKEFLNELNGTWKELSDAVNIITTKN, encoded by the coding sequence ATGAATATAGAAAACACAAAAGCACAAATGCGAAAAGGTGTCTTGGAGTTTTGCATTCTTTCTGTATTAAAAGAAAAAGATGCTTACACTTCTGAAATACTAGACACCTTGAAAAACGCAAAATTGTTAGTTGTAGAAGGTACGATTTATCCTCTACTTACTCGATTAAAAAATGACGGGCTTCTTATCTATAGATGGGAAGAATCTACCTCTGGTCCACCAAGAAAATATTATGGCCTAACCGATGAAGGTAAAGAATTTTTAAATGAACTAAATGGCACTTGGAAAGAATTATCTGATGCTGTAAACATAATCACAACTAAAAACTAA
- a CDS encoding DUF4442 domain-containing protein has protein sequence MTLTPSKVNLFTFFKLPAAFWSGVRVKVLNENECHVKVKHTWFTQNPFKSMYFAIQAMGAELSTGALVMYHVKKNEGNISMLVAQNKAVFTKKATGKIIFTCQQGQLVAETIEKALVTKEGQTIWLTSIGQNELGEQVSEMQFEWTIKVRAH, from the coding sequence ATGACGTTAACACCTAGCAAAGTAAACCTTTTTACCTTTTTTAAATTACCTGCTGCTTTTTGGTCAGGTGTTCGTGTAAAAGTTTTAAATGAAAACGAATGTCACGTAAAAGTTAAGCATACTTGGTTTACTCAAAATCCTTTTAAATCTATGTATTTTGCTATTCAAGCAATGGGGGCCGAGTTGAGCACAGGCGCATTAGTAATGTATCATGTGAAAAAAAATGAGGGGAATATTTCTATGTTAGTGGCTCAAAATAAGGCGGTATTTACCAAAAAAGCAACTGGAAAAATAATATTTACTTGTCAACAAGGACAATTAGTAGCTGAAACAATAGAAAAAGCATTGGTCACAAAAGAAGGGCAAACAATTTGGCTTACTTCCATAGGTCAAAATGAATTAGGCGAGCAAGTTTCTGAAATGCAATTTGAATGGACCATTAAAGTGAGAGCCCACTAA
- a CDS encoding TIGR01777 family oxidoreductase, with translation MTILITGATGLVGTELVHNLLAENHTIHYLTTSKHKLLQEKNYKGFYWNPTTQEIDVNAFDQVDAIIHLAGASVAKKWTSAYKNEIRTSRIESTQLLFKTLQTIPHTIKQIITASAIGIYPSSLEKIYHETDTQVEASFLGEVVESWENEVTKFETLGILVVKIRIGIVLAKNGGALQEMIKPIRMGFGAALGSGKQYQSWIHIQDLVAVFKYVLLHHKQGVYNAVAPYPITNSALTKAIARGLNKPLFLPSVPTFILKILLGEMHVIVTSSQHVSCMKLLDEGFQFKYASIDKALQHLLKS, from the coding sequence ATGACCATTTTAATAACAGGTGCTACAGGTTTGGTAGGAACTGAACTAGTACATAATTTGCTAGCGGAAAATCATACTATACACTATTTAACGACTTCAAAACATAAATTACTTCAAGAAAAAAATTATAAAGGATTTTATTGGAATCCAACTACACAAGAAATAGATGTAAATGCTTTTGACCAAGTTGACGCAATTATACATTTAGCGGGTGCATCAGTAGCTAAAAAATGGACTTCTGCTTATAAAAATGAAATACGTACAAGCAGAATTGAATCTACGCAATTACTTTTTAAAACCTTACAAACAATTCCACATACTATAAAACAAATTATTACAGCATCCGCAATAGGTATTTACCCATCGAGTTTAGAAAAAATTTACCACGAAACGGATACTCAAGTTGAGGCTTCATTTTTAGGAGAAGTGGTTGAAAGCTGGGAAAATGAAGTAACTAAGTTTGAAACATTAGGAATTTTAGTGGTTAAAATTAGAATAGGAATTGTGTTGGCTAAAAATGGAGGGGCTTTACAGGAAATGATTAAGCCTATAAGAATGGGTTTTGGTGCGGCTTTAGGTTCAGGGAAGCAATACCAAAGTTGGATACATATTCAAGATTTAGTAGCTGTTTTTAAGTATGTTTTACTACATCATAAACAAGGTGTTTATAATGCAGTAGCACCTTATCCTATCACAAATAGTGCTTTAACTAAAGCGATTGCTAGAGGTTTAAATAAACCCCTTTTTCTTCCATCTGTACCTACATTTATACTGAAAATTTTATTGGGTGAAATGCATGTTATTGTTACGAGTAGCCAGCATGTTAGTTGTATGAAGTTATTAGATGAAGGTTTTCAGTTTAAATATGCATCAATTGATAAAGCCCTTCAACACTTACTTAAGTCATAA
- a CDS encoding nucleotide exchange factor GrpE, with translation MSQDQGEPIEKDTIQEQQPVEPQEVETPELSLEEQLQEQLAQEKDKFLRLFAEFENYKKRTTKERIDLFKTAGQEVLQAMLPVLDDFDRAWVQISQSNDEALVTGVSLIHDKLKTTLASKGLEIVELKAGDEFNADFAEAITQIPAPSEELKGKIVDVIEKGYKLGDKIIRFPKVVIGS, from the coding sequence ATGAGTCAAGACCAAGGAGAACCTATAGAAAAAGATACGATTCAAGAGCAACAACCTGTTGAACCTCAAGAAGTAGAAACACCAGAATTATCTTTAGAGGAGCAATTACAAGAGCAATTGGCACAAGAAAAAGATAAATTTTTACGTTTATTTGCAGAGTTTGAAAATTATAAAAAACGAACGACCAAAGAACGTATCGATTTATTTAAAACCGCAGGTCAAGAAGTTTTACAAGCTATGCTACCTGTTTTAGATGATTTTGATAGAGCTTGGGTCCAAATTTCACAGTCAAATGATGAAGCCTTAGTAACAGGCGTGTCATTAATTCACGATAAATTAAAAACCACTTTAGCAAGTAAAGGTTTAGAAATAGTAGAACTCAAAGCGGGCGATGAATTTAATGCCGATTTTGCAGAAGCTATTACACAAATACCAGCTCCATCTGAAGAGTTGAAAGGAAAAATAGTTGATGTAATAGAAAAAGGATATAAATTGGGAGATAAAATTATTCGTTTCCCAAAAGTAGTAATAGGCAGTTAA
- the dnaJ gene encoding molecular chaperone DnaJ, producing the protein MKKDFYELLGVSKNASPDEIKKAYRKKAIEFHPDKNPGDKEAEENFKACAEAYEVLSDSDKKARYDQYGHAAFEGGGGGYGGHHMNMDDIFSQFGDIFGSAFGGGGFGGFGGGGGQRRMKGSNLRIKVKLTLEEIANGVEKKVKVKRKVQAPGVTYKTCSPCNGSGQVLKVTNTILGRMQTATTCHSCHGAGQMIDSKPSHADAQGLITEEDTVSIKIPAGVVDGMQLKVSGKGNEAPGKNSIPGDLIVAIEEIEHEFLKREGENLHYDLYISFAEAALGVSKEIDTVSGKVRIKLEEGIQSGKILRLKGKGVPSINSYSSGDLLVHINVWTPKELNKEQKAFFEKMLTDENFIPKPEKSDKSFFEKVKDMFS; encoded by the coding sequence ATGAAAAAAGATTTTTATGAATTATTAGGAGTAAGTAAAAATGCTTCTCCAGACGAGATTAAGAAAGCATATCGAAAAAAAGCCATAGAGTTTCACCCAGATAAGAATCCAGGAGATAAAGAAGCCGAAGAAAATTTTAAGGCGTGTGCAGAAGCTTATGAAGTATTAAGTGATTCCGATAAAAAAGCAAGATATGATCAATATGGTCATGCTGCTTTTGAAGGCGGCGGTGGAGGATATGGAGGTCATCATATGAATATGGATGATATTTTCAGTCAATTTGGGGATATTTTTGGAAGTGCTTTTGGAGGCGGAGGCTTCGGAGGTTTTGGCGGAGGCGGAGGTCAACGAAGAATGAAAGGAAGCAATTTAAGGATTAAAGTAAAATTAACACTTGAAGAAATTGCAAATGGTGTTGAGAAAAAAGTAAAAGTAAAACGTAAAGTTCAAGCACCAGGTGTTACCTATAAAACATGTTCTCCGTGTAATGGAAGTGGACAAGTTTTAAAAGTTACCAATACTATTTTAGGAAGAATGCAAACGGCAACCACTTGTCATTCTTGTCATGGAGCAGGCCAAATGATAGATTCAAAGCCTTCGCATGCCGATGCGCAAGGATTAATTACTGAAGAAGATACAGTATCCATAAAAATTCCTGCAGGTGTAGTAGATGGCATGCAATTAAAAGTGTCTGGTAAAGGAAATGAAGCGCCAGGTAAAAACAGTATTCCGGGAGATTTAATTGTAGCTATTGAAGAAATAGAACATGAGTTTTTAAAGAGAGAGGGCGAAAATTTACATTATGATTTGTATATCAGTTTTGCTGAAGCAGCTTTAGGTGTTTCTAAAGAAATAGATACAGTTTCAGGAAAAGTAAGAATAAAATTAGAAGAAGGCATACAGTCAGGGAAAATTTTACGCTTAAAAGGCAAAGGGGTTCCAAGTATCAATTCATATAGTAGCGGCGATTTATTAGTACATATTAATGTTTGGACACCAAAAGAATTAAATAAAGAACAAAAAGCATTTTTTGAAAAAATGTTAACAGATGAAAATTTTATTCCAAAACCAGAAAAATCGGATAAATCATTTTTTGAAAAAGTAAAAGATATGTTTTCTTAA